The following are encoded together in the Candidatus Woesebacteria bacterium genome:
- the rny gene encoding ribonuclease Y, translating to MDKSDDKELKELLSEIKSERKELAKKEEALALREAEVKQLLAGISKMTPGEAEKTLLAEIERELKGEIAKRIRAAEEKIRAESKKEAEEILVMAMKNGATTYSADYTVSTVPVADEDVKGRIIGREGRNIRAFEKATGVELELDEGNSIRISSFDSIRREIARRSLVELLKDTRIQPSRIEDVVKKTKTQMDDILMEEGQKIAEECGVFNLPNEIIMLLGRFRFRTSYGQNLAVHTIEEVKIGVAIANEIGADVEVTRLGCMLADIGKVITEDEGTHIELGVKLLKKHGFPKGVINAVAEHHEDKPFSAVESVIVWIADAVSGSRPGARYEPHEDYLKRMDKIEDIATSFKGVDKAYAFQAGRDVRIIVKPEEVDDDAITILAREVARRLEKEAEYVGRIKVTVVREVRAMETTAAR from the coding sequence ATGGATAAATCCGATGACAAAGAATTGAAGGAATTACTTTCCGAAATAAAATCGGAAAGAAAAGAGCTTGCAAAAAAAGAAGAAGCGTTGGCTTTGCGTGAAGCGGAAGTAAAACAGTTACTGGCCGGAATTTCCAAAATGACTCCGGGTGAAGCAGAAAAAACGTTACTTGCCGAAATTGAACGGGAATTAAAGGGCGAGATCGCCAAAAGAATAAGAGCCGCGGAAGAAAAAATACGAGCCGAAAGTAAAAAAGAAGCGGAAGAAATCTTGGTAATGGCTATGAAAAATGGAGCAACGACTTATTCAGCAGACTATACGGTTTCTACGGTTCCTGTTGCCGATGAAGACGTAAAGGGTCGAATAATTGGTCGTGAAGGCAGAAACATTAGAGCATTTGAAAAAGCAACCGGAGTTGAGTTGGAGCTGGATGAGGGTAATTCTATCCGAATTTCTTCCTTTGATTCAATTCGACGTGAAATAGCAAGACGTTCGCTTGTTGAATTACTAAAAGATACCAGGATTCAACCGTCACGCATTGAAGATGTTGTCAAAAAGACCAAAACACAAATGGATGATATCCTCATGGAAGAAGGTCAAAAAATTGCCGAAGAATGCGGAGTATTTAATTTACCCAACGAAATAATTATGCTCCTTGGAAGGTTTAGGTTTAGAACTTCATATGGTCAAAATCTTGCCGTACATACGATTGAAGAAGTAAAGATTGGCGTGGCGATAGCAAATGAAATCGGTGCAGACGTCGAAGTAACCAGATTGGGATGTATGCTCGCTGATATTGGAAAAGTGATCACCGAAGACGAAGGAACCCATATTGAATTAGGCGTTAAATTGTTAAAAAAGCACGGGTTTCCCAAGGGAGTAATTAATGCCGTTGCCGAACACCATGAAGATAAACCATTTTCAGCAGTTGAGTCGGTAATCGTTTGGATTGCAGATGCGGTGTCCGGCTCAAGGCCCGGAGCCAGATACGAACCTCACGAAGACTATTTGAAAAGAATGGACAAAATTGAGGATATTGCGACAAGCTTTAAGGGAGTTGATAAAGCATATGCCTTTCAAGCCGGAAGAGATGTGCGCATAATTGTTAAACCAGAAGAAGTAGATGACGATGCGATCACCATATTGGCAAGAGAAGTTGCTCGAAGACTTGAAAAGGAAGCGGAATACGTCGGAAGAATTAAAGTTACCGTTGTCAGAGAAGTTAGAGCTATGGAAACTACTGCAGCTCGATAA
- a CDS encoding RecX family transcriptional regulator, producing MPSITAIKPQKTKNRVNVYLDNKFGFGLDLETFVISQIKVGNVYSNDEINNLINEGQYRNTINRLIAFCTMRPRSEKEIYDWLQRKKVPSESHEKVFDKLKSLELLNDLNFANWWIDQRESFRPRSKRQLEFELHNKGISKQVIDEIFSKKMPDDVSHASRLIAQRDYKWRNLGKLEAKKKKTEYLARKGFSWETIKKVV from the coding sequence ATGCCGTCGATCACTGCCATAAAACCCCAGAAAACCAAAAACAGAGTTAATGTTTACCTGGACAACAAATTTGGGTTTGGTTTGGATTTGGAAACTTTTGTTATAAGTCAGATAAAAGTTGGAAATGTTTATTCCAATGACGAAATCAATAATCTTATCAATGAAGGACAATACCGTAATACGATCAATCGCTTGATAGCTTTTTGTACAATGCGGCCACGGAGTGAGAAGGAAATCTATGATTGGCTTCAACGAAAGAAAGTACCATCCGAGAGCCATGAAAAGGTGTTTGATAAACTAAAGAGTTTGGAATTGCTTAACGACCTAAATTTTGCTAATTGGTGGATTGATCAAAGAGAAAGTTTTCGCCCCAGATCAAAAAGGCAACTGGAGTTTGAACTTCACAATAAGGGAATAAGCAAGCAAGTAATTGATGAAATATTTAGTAAAAAAATGCCGGACGACGTATCACATGCTTCACGATTGATCGCACAACGCGATTACAAATGGCGGAATTTAGGAAAACTCGAAGCAAAAAAGAAAAAAACTGAATATTTAGCCAGAAAAGGGTTTAGTTGGGAAACAATAAAAAAAGTCGTTTGA
- a CDS encoding slipin family protein, whose product MELLVILFVVFLILIASLKQINEYERGVVYTMGKYSGIVNPGWRIVIPIFQTFLKVDMRTKAVDVPKQETITKDNVSCKMNAVIYYKVADAAKTINEVENVYWAVSQLAQTTMRRIVGEVELDELLQNREKVASAILKIIDTMTDPWGIDVESVELKDMELPDNMVRTMAKQAEAEREKRATIISSHAEVQAADNLAHAAKIMASSPGALHLRTLNSINDISSDESNTVVFAVPLEILRAIEGLGNILPKTSKK is encoded by the coding sequence ATGGAACTGCTTGTAATTCTTTTCGTTGTTTTTTTGATTCTCATTGCCTCTCTCAAACAAATTAATGAATATGAAAGAGGGGTCGTATACACAATGGGGAAATATTCCGGAATAGTAAACCCAGGCTGGAGAATAGTTATCCCCATTTTCCAAACTTTTTTAAAAGTGGACATGCGTACCAAGGCAGTTGATGTACCCAAACAGGAAACAATTACCAAAGACAATGTAAGTTGTAAAATGAATGCTGTCATTTATTACAAAGTTGCGGATGCTGCAAAAACTATCAATGAGGTCGAAAATGTGTATTGGGCAGTAAGTCAACTTGCTCAGACCACCATGCGCAGGATTGTCGGTGAAGTTGAGCTTGATGAGTTATTACAAAACCGTGAGAAGGTAGCAAGCGCGATACTCAAAATTATTGATACCATGACTGACCCTTGGGGGATTGACGTCGAAAGCGTTGAGTTAAAAGATATGGAACTTCCCGACAACATGGTTAGAACCATGGCAAAGCAAGCCGAAGCCGAAAGAGAAAAAAGGGCAACAATAATTAGTAGCCATGCGGAAGTGCAAGCGGCGGATAATTTAGCTCATGCCGCAAAGATTATGGCGAGTTCCCCCGGAGCACTACATCTTAGGACGTTAAATTCAATAAACGATATTTCGTCTGATGAGTCAAATACCGTAGTTTTTGCGGTACCACTTGAGATCCTACGGGCAATCGAGGGATTGGGCAACATTCTTCCTAAAACTTCTAAAAAGTAG
- a CDS encoding HU family DNA-binding protein, producing the protein MAKMKKGELIEIVARKAHMPKRAATEAVEVIFDEIGRFLSKGVDSKVLISGFGTFKTIRMEGKTVKIPNTEKLVNIKPHPYPSFTPGKKLKRQVKK; encoded by the coding sequence ATGGCAAAGATGAAAAAAGGCGAATTGATAGAGATTGTTGCTCGCAAGGCTCATATGCCCAAAAGAGCAGCCACCGAAGCCGTTGAGGTAATTTTTGATGAAATCGGTAGGTTTTTATCAAAAGGTGTAGACAGTAAAGTTTTGATATCCGGATTTGGAACCTTCAAGACAATTAGAATGGAAGGAAAAACAGTAAAAATTCCTAACACTGAGAAACTGGTAAATATTAAACCACATCCGTATCCCAGTTTTACTCCCGGGAAGAAATTAAAACGCCAGGTGAAGAAATAG
- the recA gene encoding recombinase RecA, with translation MARKKKETGSVTKQNDSASKLQAIKIAMDQIENQYGKGSIMRLGERADSHLKIDVIPTGSIALDLAMGVGGIPRGRIVEIYGPEASGKTTIALHVIAEAQKKGGQCAFVDAEHAIDPTWAEAIGVDLDNLLLSQPDTGEQALEITETLIRSGALDVIVVDSVAALVPRAELEGEMGDAVIGLQARLMSQALRKLTGAISKSKTILIFTNQLRQKIGVMFGNPETTPGGLALKFYSSVRLDIRRIEILKDADEVIGSRHRVRVVKNKVAPPLRVAELDIMSGEGISRSGGLLDVGCDLNILQKKGAFYYLDGKVLAQGREGAKALLKNDAKIAKEIENKILARASSGKEIPKELGEADNGNATSLDSEI, from the coding sequence ATGGCAAGAAAGAAGAAAGAAACAGGTTCGGTAACTAAACAAAACGACTCTGCATCAAAGCTTCAGGCGATAAAAATCGCGATGGATCAAATAGAAAATCAGTATGGAAAAGGATCTATTATGCGTCTTGGAGAACGTGCAGACTCGCATTTAAAGATAGATGTAATTCCAACCGGATCAATTGCTTTGGATTTGGCTATGGGTGTCGGTGGTATTCCCCGGGGTCGTATCGTAGAAATTTATGGACCTGAAGCATCAGGAAAAACAACAATTGCTCTTCATGTTATTGCCGAGGCACAAAAAAAAGGCGGACAGTGTGCTTTTGTGGATGCGGAACATGCAATCGATCCGACGTGGGCTGAGGCAATTGGGGTTGATCTTGATAATTTATTGTTATCGCAACCGGACACGGGTGAACAAGCTTTGGAAATCACAGAAACGCTTATTCGGTCAGGTGCACTTGATGTAATTGTTGTCGATAGCGTAGCCGCTTTGGTTCCGCGCGCTGAATTGGAGGGTGAAATGGGAGATGCCGTAATTGGGCTCCAAGCGAGACTCATGAGTCAGGCGTTGAGAAAGTTGACAGGTGCTATTTCGAAATCAAAAACGATTCTAATTTTTACCAACCAACTTCGACAGAAAATAGGTGTAATGTTTGGAAACCCTGAAACAACACCAGGTGGATTGGCGTTGAAGTTTTATTCATCCGTTAGACTGGACATCAGAAGAATTGAGATTCTAAAAGATGCAGATGAAGTAATTGGTTCACGGCACAGAGTGAGAGTTGTCAAAAATAAGGTCGCCCCGCCACTTAGGGTAGCGGAACTTGATATTATGTCGGGTGAAGGCATCTCTAGATCTGGAGGGCTTTTGGATGTGGGTTGTGATTTGAATATTTTACAAAAGAAAGGGGCATTTTATTATCTGGATGGAAAAGTTTTGGCACAAGGCAGGGAGGGTGCAAAGGCTTTGTTGAAAAACGATGCTAAAATTGCGAAAGAAATTGAAAATAAAATTTTAGCAAGAGCAAGTTCCGGCAAAGAAATACCAAAGGAGTTAGGGGAAGCCGATAATGGAAACGCTACTTCTCTTGATAGTGAAATCTGA
- a CDS encoding AI-2E family transporter, which yields MRKLTIEISHKTIIFTTIFVLGLWLVFLIRDIILMLFVASLITIIMNPLVTRLQKIKIPRALSILVAYILVITVFGLSLAGVVPALVDQSTRLALLAPGLYESIGQSSILGEKILVETLSQIGRLPSYVAKSAIAIFSNILNIVAVLIFAFYMLLARDRFPEQLKNVFGGKSVEEFEKIINILEKRLGGWMLGQASLMLIIFIIIYVGLMFLQVPLALPLAIIAGMFEIVPYLGPFIAAAPAVVIGFGVSPVMALAVIALYFLVQQLENYLIVPKVMERSAKVNPIVTLLALTVGFRLAGIVGIFISVPVVIIIELLVREYMQAKRISS from the coding sequence ATGCGAAAATTAACAATCGAAATATCACATAAAACAATAATTTTTACGACAATTTTTGTATTAGGTTTGTGGCTCGTTTTTTTGATACGGGACATAATTCTGATGCTTTTTGTAGCCTCGCTCATAACAATTATTATGAATCCGCTTGTTACGAGACTTCAGAAGATTAAAATTCCCAGAGCATTGTCAATTCTTGTTGCATATATTCTTGTGATCACCGTTTTTGGACTGTCTCTTGCCGGTGTAGTTCCCGCCTTGGTTGATCAATCGACCAGACTTGCCTTGCTTGCACCTGGTCTGTATGAGTCGATCGGTCAATCAAGCATACTGGGTGAGAAAATACTCGTTGAAACTTTGTCGCAAATTGGCAGGTTACCTAGTTATGTTGCCAAAAGTGCGATTGCGATATTTTCTAATATTCTAAACATTGTTGCGGTTTTGATATTTGCCTTTTATATGCTTTTAGCCCGGGATAGATTTCCGGAGCAGTTGAAAAATGTGTTTGGCGGTAAGTCGGTAGAAGAATTCGAAAAAATAATCAATATATTAGAAAAAAGATTGGGAGGTTGGATGTTAGGTCAGGCTTCGTTAATGCTTATCATTTTTATTATTATTTACGTCGGTCTAATGTTTTTGCAAGTACCACTTGCCTTACCGCTTGCTATTATTGCTGGTATGTTTGAGATTGTTCCGTATTTAGGTCCATTCATAGCTGCTGCGCCTGCTGTCGTAATTGGATTTGGTGTTTCTCCGGTGATGGCGCTTGCAGTTATTGCATTGTATTTTTTGGTGCAACAACTTGAAAATTATCTTATTGTCCCTAAAGTGATGGAAAGGTCGGCAAAAGTAAACCCTATCGTTACCCTGCTTGCATTAACGGTTGGATTTAGATTGGCGGGGATTGTGGGTATTTTCATATCCGTTCCCGTTGTAATAATTATCGAACTTCTTGTTAGAGAATATATGCAGGCAAAGAGAATTTCTTCATAA
- a CDS encoding type II/IV secretion system protein produces the protein MKLSEKTLRDVLIDSGYISEADYDEIASDARELGKDVADTIIFKGFLSEDALGSLIADHFGVDSVNLSRVHIAQEVINLIPEKLALNYRIIPFKKEGNTLSLAMADPKDFEALEFAKRHTGLNIVPFYASAKDVTKALGGYKHDIKKDFDEVISENLKKAKKSDESLEKAAEKLPVIKILDTILAYSIAEGASDIHIETQEDQVVVRFRIDGMLRDIIKHPRGIEEALVARIKILSFLKIDEHRIPQDGRYKFTINEEVIALRISVIPGFYGENVVMRVLHESQRPYSLEELGLTGSSLEIVKSNITKPHGMILVTGPTGSGKTTTLYSILNMLNTVDVKVCTIEDPVEYGVGRVSQIQVNDKTGLTFAAGLRALLRHDPDIIMVGEIRDKETAEIAVHAALTGHLVLSTLHTNTAAGAIPRLLDMGIEDFLLASTLNCVISQRLVRKINPEAVTKYTPEPDLIKKFEKVFNVNLKGQKFYRGNSENENIKPYKGRVGLYEVISVAENIRSLIVQKATGDAIQDAAVEAGMTTMLQDGINKVSAGLTTIEEVLRVVQEN, from the coding sequence ATGAAACTGTCCGAAAAAACGCTCCGTGATGTACTTATTGATTCAGGTTATATTTCTGAGGCTGACTATGATGAAATTGCAAGTGACGCAAGAGAGTTAGGTAAAGACGTCGCAGACACAATAATTTTCAAAGGCTTTTTAAGCGAAGACGCGCTTGGGTCGTTGATTGCAGATCACTTTGGAGTAGATAGCGTTAACTTGTCGAGAGTGCACATAGCGCAGGAAGTAATCAACCTGATTCCGGAAAAGTTAGCATTAAATTATCGCATTATTCCATTTAAAAAAGAGGGCAACACCCTAAGTCTTGCCATGGCAGATCCGAAAGATTTTGAAGCATTGGAATTTGCGAAACGGCATACCGGGCTAAACATAGTCCCTTTTTATGCAAGCGCAAAGGATGTAACTAAAGCACTTGGTGGTTATAAGCATGACATTAAAAAAGATTTCGATGAAGTAATTAGTGAAAATCTAAAAAAAGCAAAAAAAAGTGACGAGAGCTTGGAAAAGGCGGCGGAGAAACTTCCTGTTATCAAGATATTGGACACAATTTTAGCTTATTCGATAGCCGAAGGAGCATCAGATATTCACATAGAAACACAAGAAGATCAGGTGGTTGTACGTTTTCGTATTGACGGAATGTTGAGAGATATAATTAAACATCCCCGTGGTATTGAAGAAGCACTTGTCGCGAGAATAAAAATTTTGTCGTTTTTGAAAATTGATGAACACAGAATTCCCCAGGATGGACGCTACAAATTTACAATAAATGAGGAGGTTATTGCTTTGCGTATTTCCGTCATCCCCGGTTTTTATGGAGAAAACGTCGTTATGAGGGTATTGCATGAATCTCAGCGGCCATATAGTTTGGAGGAGCTTGGGTTAACCGGCTCCAGTTTGGAGATTGTGAAGTCAAATATTACAAAACCGCATGGCATGATACTTGTAACAGGGCCAACAGGATCGGGTAAAACAACAACCCTGTATTCAATCTTAAATATGTTAAATACGGTTGATGTCAAAGTATGTACGATCGAAGATCCTGTCGAATACGGTGTCGGACGTGTAAGTCAAATCCAAGTAAATGACAAGACGGGATTAACTTTCGCCGCAGGCCTTCGAGCCTTACTTCGTCATGATCCGGACATTATCATGGTTGGTGAAATCCGCGACAAAGAAACAGCCGAAATTGCTGTCCACGCTGCTCTAACGGGGCATTTGGTTTTATCAACTTTGCACACCAATACAGCTGCCGGCGCAATCCCACGATTACTTGATATGGGTATCGAAGATTTTCTTTTGGCGTCGACCCTTAATTGTGTTATTTCACAACGCTTGGTGAGAAAAATTAACCCTGAGGCGGTTACGAAATATACTCCTGAACCTGATCTGATTAAAAAATTTGAAAAAGTATTTAACGTTAATCTAAAGGGACAAAAGTTTTATCGAGGAAATTCCGAAAACGAGAATATTAAACCCTACAAAGGAAGAGTCGGCTTATACGAAGTGATCAGCGTAGCGGAAAATATCCGTTCGTTGATAGTACAAAAAGCGACCGGAGATGCGATCCAGGATGCTGCAGTAGAAGCGGGCATGACAACGATGCTGCAAGACGGAATAAACAAAGTCTCTGCCGGTTTAACAACAATAGAGGAAGTACTAAGAGTAGTTCAGGAAAACTAA
- a CDS encoding type II secretion system F family protein, whose product MPLYSYKAKDSKGKVVEDVVQASSRKEAASIIGSNGFKILTIKNIQQRFNASIGGSIKISEKAAFCRFMATMLRAGLPMTEAVDNIREETKNPKLKKILFDVSFQIRKGASLSSVLSKYKKDFDNFFLTMVKAGEKTGTIDQSFDYLSKQLLASHELDQKIKGAMMYPIIIVIAMLGNAVIMITFVLPKISGVFTELNVDLPAATKIMLSVGNFIGNNTLLTLLIMVGVLIATISLFLIRATRSLIFRAFLKLPLVKALVINIDVARYSRTISTLLQSGVPITVALETSAGVLRTPKLAAKAAEFCEGVSRGEQLSDMLLTGKRVFPTAVIQTIRAGEKSGNLGEVLAEMSNFYESEVDYSLKRVTALIEPILMLVIGVAVGGLVLMMITPIYSLIGGFDNL is encoded by the coding sequence ATGCCACTTTATTCTTACAAAGCAAAAGACAGTAAAGGAAAAGTAGTTGAGGATGTTGTACAAGCGAGTTCGAGGAAAGAAGCCGCTTCGATAATCGGCTCCAATGGTTTTAAGATATTAACAATAAAAAATATTCAACAGAGATTCAACGCTTCAATTGGGGGAAGTATTAAGATATCGGAAAAAGCCGCCTTCTGTAGATTTATGGCGACAATGTTAAGAGCCGGTCTTCCGATGACGGAAGCGGTTGATAATATCCGCGAGGAAACCAAAAATCCCAAACTCAAAAAAATACTTTTTGATGTTTCCTTTCAAATAAGAAAGGGGGCAAGTTTGTCTAGTGTTCTATCGAAATACAAAAAAGACTTTGATAATTTCTTTCTAACCATGGTAAAAGCAGGTGAGAAGACGGGGACAATTGATCAGTCTTTTGACTATTTGTCAAAGCAATTACTTGCATCACACGAACTGGATCAAAAAATTAAAGGAGCGATGATGTATCCAATAATTATCGTAATAGCAATGCTTGGAAATGCTGTTATTATGATTACGTTTGTCCTTCCTAAAATTTCAGGTGTTTTTACCGAACTAAATGTTGATTTACCGGCCGCAACAAAGATTATGCTTTCTGTGGGTAACTTCATTGGAAATAATACACTACTAACACTTCTTATTATGGTTGGTGTGTTGATAGCAACCATTTCCCTTTTTCTAATTAGAGCCACCAGATCGTTAATATTTCGTGCCTTTTTGAAATTACCTCTCGTGAAAGCATTGGTAATAAATATTGATGTTGCACGGTATTCCAGAACAATTTCAACCCTTTTGCAAAGCGGAGTACCAATAACCGTTGCGCTAGAGACATCTGCGGGAGTTCTTAGGACGCCAAAATTAGCGGCAAAAGCTGCTGAGTTTTGTGAAGGAGTGTCGCGTGGAGAACAGTTATCGGACATGTTGCTTACAGGAAAAAGAGTATTTCCAACGGCGGTGATTCAAACAATTAGGGCGGGGGAGAAATCCGGAAATTTGGGTGAAGTTTTGGCTGAAATGTCAAATTTCTACGAGAGTGAAGTGGATTACAGCTTAAAAAGAGTTACAGCTTTAATTGAACCGATTCTTATGCTCGTGATTGGTGTGGCCGTTGGGGGATTGGTGTTGATGATGATCACTCCGATATACAGTTTAATCGGTGGTTTTGACAATCTTTAA
- a CDS encoding tRNA dimethylallyltransferase — protein sequence MNKLLVICGPTATGKTHLALYLAKKFNGELISADSRQVYKYMNVITGKDIPDKAVWLSSAIQFNGSNVGYWETDNIRIWGYDLVDPSYNFNVSSFMEVTEKIIENIISRNKLPILVGGTGFYISGVVDGIQTARVPVNNELRDQLTDTSAADLYRMLLLINPRKAMSLNSSDQKNPRRLIRAIEVTKHLGELENRKPQPKYDAFWIGLTMSDRQNLNNRIDQRVMMRISPELDAEMALLAQEGYINQAPARTIGYKEWLLALNNTVTRQVAATMWKRAEHVYAKRQMTWFRKQKHIAWYDIEDKKYYHKVEENVKKWHNQEYTCEN from the coding sequence ATGAACAAACTGTTGGTGATATGTGGGCCAACTGCGACCGGCAAAACACACCTCGCGTTATATTTGGCTAAGAAATTTAACGGGGAGCTAATTTCAGCCGATTCACGGCAGGTGTACAAATATATGAATGTCATAACCGGCAAAGATATCCCCGACAAAGCAGTTTGGTTATCATCAGCTATTCAGTTTAATGGAAGTAATGTTGGATATTGGGAGACCGATAATATTCGGATTTGGGGTTACGATCTAGTGGATCCAAGTTACAATTTTAACGTTTCTTCCTTTATGGAAGTAACGGAAAAAATAATTGAGAATATTATCAGTAGAAATAAATTACCGATACTGGTTGGTGGTACGGGATTTTACATATCGGGGGTGGTAGACGGAATTCAGACAGCGCGCGTACCGGTAAATAACGAATTGCGAGATCAGCTTACTGATACGTCGGCTGCCGACCTGTATCGAATGCTGTTGTTGATTAACCCTCGTAAAGCTATGTCGCTTAACTCTTCGGATCAAAAAAATCCTCGACGGTTAATTAGAGCCATAGAGGTCACCAAACATTTAGGAGAATTGGAGAACCGGAAACCACAACCCAAATACGATGCCTTTTGGATAGGGTTGACTATGTCTGACAGGCAAAATTTGAACAATAGAATTGACCAACGAGTTATGATGCGCATTAGTCCTGAATTAGACGCGGAAATGGCGTTGTTGGCACAGGAAGGATATATCAATCAGGCTCCGGCAAGGACAATCGGTTACAAAGAGTGGCTTTTGGCACTAAACAATACTGTGACCAGACAAGTAGCCGCAACGATGTGGAAACGTGCTGAACATGTTTATGCTAAAAGACAAATGACATGGTTTAGAAAACAAAAACACATAGCCTGGTATGACATAGAAGACAAGAAGTATTATCACAAGGTAGAAGAAAACGTAAAAAAATGGCATAATCAGGAATACACATGCGAAAATTAA
- a CDS encoding NUDIX hydrolase, producing the protein MIKYRYCPQCKNKLDKKGPHFLCKECEVTIYTNPKPTACVFIVNKGKVLINKRAVPPKANTYDIPGGFLEPGESPSEAAIREIKEETGLTIKLLAIVGIYKEVYDGYDLINIFYAGEILSGKLTAADDVKDLAWVRIDQIPKMGFNSVNQAVDDFKIWHQNISSKKV; encoded by the coding sequence ATGATTAAGTATCGCTATTGCCCTCAGTGTAAAAACAAGCTAGATAAGAAAGGCCCCCACTTTCTGTGCAAAGAATGTGAAGTAACGATTTATACAAATCCCAAACCGACTGCGTGTGTGTTTATAGTAAATAAAGGTAAAGTGCTTATAAATAAACGCGCAGTTCCTCCTAAAGCAAATACCTACGATATTCCAGGGGGATTTTTGGAGCCAGGGGAAAGTCCATCGGAAGCAGCCATACGCGAAATCAAAGAGGAAACCGGTCTTACTATCAAATTGCTTGCCATTGTTGGCATCTACAAAGAAGTTTATGACGGCTACGATCTTATTAATATATTTTATGCAGGTGAAATACTAAGCGGCAAACTAACCGCCGCGGACGACGTGAAAGATTTGGCGTGGGTTCGAATTGATCAAATTCCAAAAATGGGTTTTAATAGCGTTAATCAAGCAGTCGATGATTTCAAAATTTGGCACCAAAATATATCTTCAAAAAAAGTCTGA
- a CDS encoding tryptophan-rich sensory protein encodes MKIKSFNKLVFSILVCQLAGIIGSVFTISSIENWYILLNKPFFSPPNWIFGPVWTILYTLMGISLYLVWTSKKGSNATDKAYTVFTAQLILNTIWSIIFFGLRNPFLALIVIYIMLLAIILTLIQFRKISILSAKLLVPYLVWVSFASLLNLAIVVLN; translated from the coding sequence ATGAAAATAAAATCGTTTAATAAACTAGTTTTTTCAATTTTAGTCTGTCAGTTGGCTGGAATAATCGGTTCGGTCTTTACGATTAGTTCGATTGAAAATTGGTATATCTTATTAAACAAACCTTTCTTTAGCCCACCAAACTGGATCTTTGGTCCAGTGTGGACAATTCTTTATACCTTGATGGGGATTTCACTATACCTTGTATGGACGTCAAAAAAAGGTTCTAATGCAACCGATAAAGCGTATACGGTATTTACTGCACAACTTATTCTGAATACTATCTGGTCAATTATTTTTTTTGGCTTAAGAAATCCTTTCTTGGCACTAATCGTAATATATATAATGCTCTTGGCAATAATTCTTACGCTAATTCAATTTAGAAAAATTAGTATTTTGTCAGCGAAGCTTCTAGTTCCTTATTTGGTGTGGGTTTCTTTTGCAAGTCTACTAAATCTAGCTATCGTAGTACTTAATTAA